The proteins below come from a single Ketobacter sp. MCCC 1A13808 genomic window:
- the purE gene encoding 5-(carboxyamino)imidazole ribonucleotide mutase, translating into MSKPFVAILMGSDSDLPQVEPALDTLTKLKIGFEVKVTSAHRTPQITHDYVKDADKRGCSVFICAAGMAAHLAGAVAAATVKPVIGIPINASMNGLDSLLSTVQMPGGIPVATVAIGKAGAKNAAYLAGQMMSLADADLAQRLKDDRAANARAVQEKDAALQARLAQKD; encoded by the coding sequence ATGTCTAAGCCCTTTGTAGCCATCCTGATGGGATCGGATTCCGACCTTCCCCAAGTCGAACCAGCCCTTGATACATTAACCAAGCTCAAAATCGGGTTCGAAGTGAAGGTGACGTCCGCTCACCGAACTCCTCAAATCACCCATGATTACGTTAAAGACGCCGATAAGCGCGGTTGTAGCGTGTTTATTTGTGCTGCCGGCATGGCTGCTCACTTGGCGGGTGCGGTTGCCGCAGCCACGGTTAAGCCGGTGATCGGTATCCCCATTAATGCTTCAATGAACGGCCTGGATTCCTTGTTGTCTACCGTACAAATGCCTGGCGGCATACCGGTTGCGACGGTGGCGATCGGCAAGGCCGGTGCGAAAAATGCCGCCTATCTGGCCGGGCAGATGATGTCACTGGCGGACGCGGATTTGGCACAGCGTCTGAAAGACGATCGTGCGGCAAACGCCCGCGCAGTACAGGAAAAAGACGCAGCACTGCAGGCGCGCCTGGCTCAGAAAGACTGA
- a CDS encoding YbfB/YjiJ family MFS transporter has protein sequence MVWHKQSALLTGMMATLAGIGLSRFAYTPLIPVLIEQHWFGASDAAYIGAANLLGYLIGALSAHPLTERFSYRWVLSIAFVVVALSFLLCAGPFGFAWFFIWRLLSGVAGAILVVAGPSMALAATPAEQRTTMSIKVFTGIGVGAMLSATVIPALLEVSLTATWIALGVVSLLVGVIGIGGLLTLGSAHHHNEANPGAQVEDGGQANIGVYPALVVWLVIAAYGLDAAGFVPHTLFWVDYLAREQALGQHAGSVQWGLFGLGAVLGPLLAGFFANRIGCHRGLMLAYSAKALAVAIPLISVTLVFRSLSSFIFGAMVPCLVALTSGRLAELVGPVQHKRVWGQATAAFAAAQAVAGYGMSALYDLWGTHYPLFAIGSSLLLCCAALIWLSQRVLLTNHALPQVR, from the coding sequence ATGGTGTGGCACAAACAATCAGCTTTACTAACCGGAATGATGGCGACGTTAGCAGGTATCGGGTTGTCGCGTTTTGCCTATACCCCTTTAATTCCGGTTTTGATCGAACAACACTGGTTTGGTGCCAGTGATGCCGCGTATATCGGTGCAGCCAATTTGCTGGGCTATCTGATCGGGGCATTGTCGGCTCACCCCCTGACGGAACGCTTTTCTTATCGTTGGGTTTTGTCGATCGCCTTTGTGGTGGTAGCCCTCAGCTTTTTGTTGTGTGCCGGTCCATTTGGCTTTGCCTGGTTTTTTATCTGGCGTTTATTGTCGGGGGTCGCGGGCGCGATTCTTGTAGTGGCCGGGCCTTCCATGGCGTTGGCTGCAACCCCGGCGGAGCAGCGCACCACCATGAGTATCAAGGTTTTCACCGGCATCGGAGTCGGCGCTATGCTCTCGGCCACGGTGATTCCTGCTTTGCTGGAAGTCAGCTTGACCGCCACCTGGATTGCACTGGGGGTGGTCAGTTTGCTGGTGGGTGTAATCGGCATTGGCGGTTTATTAACACTGGGTTCCGCTCACCATCACAACGAGGCAAACCCCGGCGCACAAGTTGAGGATGGAGGTCAGGCAAACATCGGCGTTTACCCTGCGCTGGTGGTGTGGCTGGTGATCGCCGCGTATGGTCTGGATGCGGCGGGCTTTGTTCCCCACACGCTATTCTGGGTCGACTACCTGGCAAGGGAGCAGGCGCTCGGCCAACACGCAGGCTCGGTGCAGTGGGGCTTGTTCGGTCTGGGCGCCGTGCTGGGGCCGTTGCTGGCGGGGTTTTTCGCAAACCGGATCGGCTGTCATCGGGGGTTGATGCTGGCCTATTCTGCCAAAGCACTGGCGGTGGCGATTCCTCTTATTTCGGTGACCTTAGTGTTTCGCTCCCTATCATCGTTTATTTTTGGCGCGATGGTGCCTTGTTTGGTGGCGCTGACGTCCGGTCGTTTGGCGGAACTGGTGGGGCCGGTGCAACACAAGCGGGTGTGGGGACAGGCCACGGCCGCCTTTGCGGCGGCACAGGCCGTGGCCGGATACGGCATGTCGGCGCTCTATGATTTATGGGGAACCCATTATCCCTTATTCGCCATAGGCAGTAGTTTGTTGCTGTGCTGCGCCGCGTTGATCTGGTTGAGCCAGCGCGTGTTGCTGACAAACCATGCCTTGCCGCAAGTCAGATAA
- a CDS encoding Sua5/YciO/YrdC/YwlC family protein, whose product MLALRHRLGAVNALAQGEVIAYPTESVFGYGCDPFNPIAVQRLLTLKQRPVEKGLILVAANCQQIEPLLRSLSADQRHRLDADWPGPVTWLIPDPEQLIPAWIKGSFSSVAVRVSAHPLVQSLCQAWGGPIVSSSANQSGRPPAKSEYSLLRARRQTGIGADYIVPGATQRRSKPSEIKDLQSGRIIRAA is encoded by the coding sequence ATGTTGGCTTTGCGTCATCGGCTAGGAGCGGTTAATGCATTGGCTCAGGGGGAAGTGATCGCTTACCCCACCGAGTCGGTGTTCGGTTACGGATGCGATCCGTTCAACCCCATAGCGGTACAACGCTTGCTGACACTAAAGCAGCGCCCGGTGGAAAAAGGCTTGATTCTGGTGGCAGCAAATTGTCAGCAGATCGAGCCTTTACTCCGATCGCTTAGTGCCGATCAGCGACACCGTCTGGATGCCGACTGGCCCGGCCCGGTGACCTGGCTGATCCCGGACCCGGAGCAGCTGATCCCCGCCTGGATCAAGGGTTCCTTCTCATCAGTGGCAGTGAGAGTAAGTGCTCACCCGCTAGTGCAGTCCTTATGTCAAGCCTGGGGAGGTCCGATCGTTTCCAGTAGCGCGAATCAAAGTGGCAGGCCACCGGCCAAAAGTGAATACTCACTTTTACGGGCTCGGCGGCAGACCGGAATCGGTGCAGACTATATTGTACCGGGAGCCACTCAACGCAGATCAAAGCCGAGTGAAATCAAAGATTTACAAAGCGGCCGTATTATAAGGGCAGCTTGA
- the hemF gene encoding oxygen-dependent coproporphyrinogen oxidase — MSTIDLDAVKNYLLALQDDICAQLSEEETGAFAFREDTWDREEGGGGRSRVLENGDTFEKAGVNFSHVFGAGLPESATAHRPELAGRNFQAMGVSLVIHPRNPMVPTSHANVRFFVAEKKDAEPVWWFGGGFDLTPYYGFKEDCKHWHQTAKQACDPFGDDVYRRYKEWCDDYFYLKHRQETRGIGGLFFDDLNEWPYETCFDFMRSVGDAFIQAYRPIVQKRKSLSYTGQQREFQLYRRGRYVEFNLVYDRGTLFGLQSGGRTESILMSLPSLVSWKYDWQPRAGTEESKLVTEFLGARDWI, encoded by the coding sequence ATGAGCACAATAGATTTAGACGCAGTTAAGAATTACCTACTGGCGTTGCAGGACGATATTTGCGCCCAGCTAAGTGAAGAAGAGACCGGCGCTTTTGCCTTCCGGGAAGACACCTGGGATCGTGAAGAGGGGGGTGGCGGCCGCTCTCGGGTGCTTGAGAATGGTGATACCTTCGAGAAGGCCGGTGTCAATTTCTCGCATGTGTTTGGTGCCGGCCTACCGGAATCGGCGACAGCTCATCGACCGGAGTTAGCCGGGCGTAACTTTCAGGCGATGGGGGTTTCGCTGGTGATTCATCCGCGTAATCCGATGGTGCCGACTTCCCATGCCAACGTGCGTTTTTTTGTGGCTGAGAAAAAAGACGCTGAGCCGGTCTGGTGGTTCGGAGGCGGTTTTGACCTGACGCCGTATTATGGCTTTAAGGAAGACTGCAAACACTGGCACCAGACCGCAAAGCAGGCTTGCGACCCGTTTGGCGACGATGTATACCGGCGCTACAAAGAATGGTGTGATGATTATTTTTATCTTAAACACCGGCAGGAAACCCGGGGCATCGGTGGATTGTTTTTTGACGATCTGAACGAATGGCCCTATGAAACCTGCTTCGATTTTATGCGCTCGGTGGGGGATGCGTTTATCCAGGCCTATCGTCCGATCGTGCAGAAACGCAAATCCCTGTCCTATACTGGGCAACAGCGGGAATTTCAGCTTTACCGTCGCGGGCGCTATGTGGAATTCAATTTGGTATACGATCGCGGCACCTTATTCGGCCTGCAAAGTGGTGGCCGTACGGAATCAATCCTGATGTCGCTGCCGTCGCTGGTTAGCTGGAAATACGATTGGCAACCCAGGGCCGGTACCGAAGAATCAAAACTGGTCACCGAATTTCTCGGTGCCCGAGACTGGATATGA
- a CDS encoding TMEM165/GDT1 family protein yields MEALLISTSTVALAEIGDKTQLLSLFLTTKFRNKWAIIMGILVATLLNHGVSAWLGDWITQYLQGDLGRWLIGASFVLLGLWLLVPDKDDSAESPLQKYGAFVASTLLFFVAEIGDKTQIATVLLGAQFNSVVLVTIGTTLGMLLANVPVVLAGDYLMRRIPLKLANILAAFTFIAVGIASLVI; encoded by the coding sequence ATGGAAGCATTACTCATCTCCACCAGCACCGTCGCACTCGCCGAAATCGGTGATAAAACCCAACTCCTTTCACTTTTCCTCACCACCAAATTCCGAAACAAATGGGCCATCATAATGGGCATCCTGGTTGCGACACTGCTTAACCATGGGGTTTCCGCCTGGCTGGGCGACTGGATTACCCAATACCTGCAAGGGGACCTGGGCCGCTGGCTGATAGGTGCCAGCTTCGTGCTATTGGGTCTGTGGTTGTTAGTACCGGATAAAGATGACAGCGCCGAATCGCCGCTGCAGAAATACGGCGCCTTTGTGGCTTCAACCCTGTTGTTTTTTGTCGCCGAAATTGGCGATAAAACCCAGATCGCCACCGTATTGCTCGGCGCTCAGTTCAATTCCGTCGTCCTTGTTACGATCGGCACCACCCTCGGCATGCTACTGGCCAATGTTCCGGTGGTGCTGGCAGGGGATTACCTGATGCGGCGGATACCGCTGAAGCTGGCCAATATTCTGGCCGCCTTTACATTCATTGCCGTAGGCATCGCGAGCCTGGTTATCTGA
- the aroE gene encoding shikimate dehydrogenase, giving the protein MSVEPYAVMGNPIKHSRSPHIHKAFAMQTDQEISYTSILVPEDDFQAAVRRFFAEGGKGLNITVPFKQQAYEISDELSERAQRAKAVNTLILRSDGCLVGDNTDGIGMVRDIMHNHDGRLANKKILVVGAGGAVRGVLAPLLAENPALLVICNRTAEKAFHLAEEFQHLGRIEAQPISKLNHTFNWVINGTAASLAGEVPPLPEHLFEAHGRAYDMMYSKQQTPFNAWALQHGAEKAYDGLGMLVEQAAESFRLWRGVMPSTASVIADMRAA; this is encoded by the coding sequence ATGAGTGTTGAACCTTATGCCGTAATGGGCAACCCGATCAAACACAGCCGCTCCCCCCATATCCATAAAGCGTTTGCCATGCAAACAGATCAGGAAATCAGTTACACCAGCATCCTGGTACCGGAGGACGATTTTCAGGCGGCAGTGCGCCGCTTTTTTGCTGAGGGCGGAAAAGGGCTCAATATTACGGTGCCTTTTAAGCAGCAAGCCTATGAAATATCAGACGAATTGAGTGAGCGGGCGCAACGGGCAAAAGCGGTTAACACGTTGATTTTGCGCAGTGACGGTTGCCTGGTTGGAGATAACACAGACGGCATCGGTATGGTGAGGGACATCATGCACAATCATGATGGCCGGTTAGCCAACAAAAAAATATTGGTGGTGGGTGCCGGGGGCGCTGTGCGAGGCGTATTGGCACCGTTACTGGCAGAAAACCCGGCTTTGCTGGTGATCTGTAACCGTACTGCGGAAAAAGCCTTTCATCTGGCGGAAGAATTTCAGCACCTGGGCCGTATCGAGGCACAGCCAATAAGTAAGCTGAATCACACTTTTAACTGGGTTATCAACGGCACCGCTGCCAGTTTGGCCGGTGAAGTGCCGCCGTTACCGGAGCACCTGTTCGAAGCCCATGGTCGGGCGTATGACATGATGTACAGCAAGCAGCAAACGCCGTTTAATGCCTGGGCATTGCAGCACGGGGCAGAAAAAGCCTACGACGGTCTGGGTATGCTGGTGGAGCAGGCAGCCGAGTCGTTCCGTTTATGGCGGGGTGTCATGCCCTCTACCGCTTCAGTCATTGCTGATATGCGAGCGGCTTAA
- a CDS encoding putative bifunctional diguanylate cyclase/phosphodiesterase: MSNTFTSPVIAASNPLVDTYIALSKSELIWKANLNSALSHIARTCAGVMDVERVSVWQLNSSQTELVCLCLFQGDGNAIEQGVVLASSEYPRYFSALAAERVIDANQAQTDSRTNEFSDAYLRPLDIQSMLDATLRSEGHTQGVLCFEQQVRHRDWSDEEKIFAASIADMISQLMMLNSYRDRELRFRTLFEGTLDAVMVIRDFEICECNPSMLTMFGSSREQLMDSSLSKLSPLSQPDGRHSEHQIETRIKAALNGTRQQFEWNFHRMDGTSFHAEVGLNFLQLGDMKCVLGTIRDVSDRKQAEAALVESQKQLAFRTSHDALTELPNRDSLHENGASLLIDAKRSGQNVAVLLLDLNRFKDVNDTLGHRIGDFILQKVARRLLTALQKSNTKSQLYRLGGDEFAVIQYGIVDQQSIMALVSTVNKELKMPMEVEGMFLEMGASIGVALYPEHGDSSHALLRCADVAMYHAKTHGETCSFYSNELDSHSTRRLTMLADLGTAIRENQLQLYYQPRIDIKTGACNGCEALLRWDHPLHGMVPPADFIPLAEMTEIIHPLSLWVLTSAMKQIRSWMDQGKEIAIAVNLSARNLIDIHCPSQVKSLLEEFDVPHRLLEIEITESALITDPHRAMQVVEEFHKLGIHLAIDDFGTGYSSMSYLKRLPIQTLKIDRSFVKDMLSDDADAVIVRSTIGLAHSFGLNVVAEGVEDEPTLMVLRNLQCEQAQGYHICRPVPVADFDAWYDARLN; the protein is encoded by the coding sequence ATGTCGAATACATTCACATCACCGGTCATTGCTGCGTCCAACCCTTTGGTGGACACCTATATAGCTCTTTCAAAGTCGGAGCTAATTTGGAAAGCGAACCTGAACAGTGCCTTAAGTCATATTGCCCGTACTTGTGCCGGTGTGATGGATGTAGAGCGCGTTAGTGTTTGGCAGTTGAATAGCAGCCAAACCGAGTTAGTTTGCCTGTGTCTGTTTCAGGGTGACGGTAATGCAATTGAGCAAGGTGTGGTGTTGGCCTCAAGTGAATACCCCCGTTATTTTAGCGCGTTGGCAGCGGAGCGTGTAATTGACGCGAACCAGGCGCAAACGGATTCCCGTACCAATGAGTTCAGCGATGCTTACCTGCGACCGCTGGACATTCAATCTATGTTGGACGCCACATTGCGGTCGGAAGGGCATACCCAAGGCGTCTTGTGTTTTGAGCAGCAGGTGCGCCATCGCGACTGGAGTGATGAAGAGAAAATATTTGCTGCCTCGATAGCCGATATGATCTCGCAGCTGATGATGCTGAATTCCTATCGTGACCGGGAATTGCGTTTTCGCACCTTGTTTGAAGGCACGCTGGATGCTGTGATGGTGATCCGCGATTTTGAAATTTGCGAGTGCAACCCTTCGATGTTGACGATGTTCGGCTCCTCCCGTGAACAACTGATGGACTCGTCACTGTCAAAGTTGTCGCCACTGTCGCAGCCGGATGGGCGACATTCCGAGCACCAGATTGAAACCAGAATCAAAGCCGCACTGAACGGCACCCGGCAGCAATTTGAATGGAATTTTCATCGCATGGATGGAACCTCGTTTCATGCCGAAGTGGGTTTAAACTTTTTGCAGCTCGGGGATATGAAATGCGTATTGGGTACGATTCGGGATGTCAGCGACCGCAAGCAGGCAGAAGCCGCGTTGGTCGAATCGCAAAAACAGTTGGCTTTTCGAACCAGTCACGATGCCTTAACCGAATTACCGAATCGCGATTCTTTGCATGAGAACGGCGCCAGTCTGTTGATCGATGCAAAGCGGTCCGGACAAAACGTCGCTGTACTATTGCTGGATCTGAATCGGTTTAAAGACGTCAACGATACCCTGGGGCATCGGATTGGCGATTTTATTTTGCAGAAGGTGGCGCGCAGATTGCTGACGGCGTTGCAGAAAAGCAATACCAAATCCCAGTTATATCGTCTGGGTGGTGACGAGTTCGCCGTGATCCAATACGGCATCGTCGATCAGCAATCGATAATGGCGTTGGTCAGCACGGTCAACAAAGAGCTGAAGATGCCGATGGAAGTCGAGGGCATGTTTCTTGAAATGGGTGCGAGCATTGGCGTTGCTCTGTATCCGGAGCACGGGGATTCCAGCCATGCTTTGCTGCGTTGCGCAGATGTGGCGATGTATCACGCCAAGACCCACGGTGAAACCTGCAGTTTTTACAGTAACGAACTGGATTCTCACAGCACCCGCCGGTTAACCATGCTGGCTGATCTGGGTACGGCCATTCGTGAAAACCAGCTGCAACTTTATTACCAACCCCGTATCGATATTAAAACCGGCGCCTGTAACGGCTGCGAAGCACTGTTACGATGGGATCATCCGCTGCACGGCATGGTGCCGCCGGCGGATTTTATTCCGTTGGCAGAAATGACGGAAATTATACATCCACTGAGTTTGTGGGTGCTGACTTCGGCCATGAAACAAATTCGTAGCTGGATGGACCAGGGCAAGGAGATTGCGATTGCGGTGAACCTGTCAGCGCGAAATCTGATAGACATCCATTGCCCATCGCAAGTAAAAAGCCTGCTTGAAGAATTCGACGTACCCCATCGCTTACTTGAAATTGAAATTACCGAAAGCGCATTGATTACCGACCCACATCGCGCCATGCAAGTGGTGGAGGAATTTCATAAGTTGGGTATTCATCTGGCCATTGATGATTTCGGTACCGGATATTCGTCCATGAGTTACCTGAAGCGATTGCCGATCCAAACACTGAAAATTGATCGTTCATTCGTGAAAGATATGTTGTCAGATGATGCCGATGCGGTAATCGTTCGTTCCACCATCGGGCTGGCCCACAGCTTCGGTTTGAATGTGGTGGCTGAAGGGGTGGAAGATGAGCCGACCCTGATGGTGCTGCGTAATCTGCAATGCGAACAGGCGCAAGGCTACCATATTTGTCGACCGGTTCCCGTTGCTGACTTTGATGCCTGGTACGACGCCCGTCTGAATTAA
- a CDS encoding ABC transporter permease → MGWFQDKGLSWVVRILAIIGAIGVWQLASSFQWSFFLSFENVPTPVVVFDALLAQLNNAEFYKHIMVSLQRILLSYLLAVVIGVLIGVLMGMYKIAEDIFLPYIEILRPIPAVAWIPMAILVMPTEESSIIFITFLGALFPIILNTVHGVEQTPVNLIRAAKSFGANGRNILWHVVLPGALPSILAGLAIGMGVAWFSLLAGEIISGQYGIGYFTWSAYTLVEYPNIIIGMLIIGLLGTGSTALVRLMAKPMLRWQGEKGGNR, encoded by the coding sequence ATGGGCTGGTTTCAAGATAAAGGATTAAGTTGGGTTGTGCGTATACTCGCCATCATCGGAGCCATCGGCGTTTGGCAATTGGCCTCCAGCTTTCAGTGGTCGTTCTTTCTCAGTTTTGAAAACGTACCGACACCGGTGGTGGTGTTTGATGCGCTGCTGGCGCAACTGAACAACGCGGAATTTTACAAACACATTATGGTCAGCCTGCAACGGATTCTGCTGAGTTACCTGTTAGCTGTGGTGATCGGCGTGTTGATCGGTGTGCTGATGGGAATGTATAAAATTGCCGAAGATATTTTTCTGCCCTATATCGAAATTCTACGCCCCATTCCAGCGGTTGCCTGGATACCGATGGCCATTCTGGTCATGCCTACCGAAGAATCCAGCATCATCTTTATTACGTTTCTGGGAGCGCTGTTCCCCATCATTCTGAATACCGTGCACGGAGTGGAGCAAACGCCGGTGAACCTGATCCGCGCCGCGAAATCGTTTGGCGCTAACGGCCGCAACATCCTCTGGCATGTCGTTCTGCCCGGTGCACTGCCCAGCATTCTGGCCGGGCTTGCGATCGGCATGGGGGTCGCCTGGTTTTCACTCCTGGCCGGGGAAATTATCAGCGGACAATACGGCATTGGTTACTTTACCTGGTCCGCGTACACACTGGTTGAATACCCCAACATCATCATCGGTATGCTGATCATCGGGCTACTCGGCACGGGCTCCACAGCGCTGGTACGGCTGATGGCAAAACCGATGCTGCGCTGGCAAGGGGAAAAAGGCGGCAACCGTTGA
- a CDS encoding DUF1287 domain-containing protein, which yields MSKLPLCARGLSAAFSLCLLFPLYLYAANVDESEFENSLVTAAIERTRHQVTYDGAYRSIPYPGGDVPANIGVCSDVIIRSYRQLGVDLQQLVHEDMKLDFEAYPSHRIWGMNKPDSNIDHRRVPNLQAYFTRHGKVLPISEAYKDYHPGDIVTWMLPGNLPHIGIVTNQTLPKTGEPLIVHNIGRGPQLEDMLFDFDITGHYRFDPTLTVQPETMQAGDGTAADTLETDNLEIKTWPLLEEAFQPVSLPEVPLSRSHISND from the coding sequence ATGTCCAAACTACCGCTCTGCGCAAGAGGGTTGAGCGCCGCCTTTTCACTGTGCTTGTTGTTCCCGCTTTACCTCTATGCAGCAAATGTCGACGAGAGCGAATTTGAGAACAGCCTGGTTACTGCTGCCATCGAACGCACCCGGCATCAGGTCACCTATGACGGCGCCTATCGCTCTATCCCCTACCCAGGCGGCGACGTACCCGCAAACATCGGTGTCTGCAGCGATGTGATTATTCGCAGTTACCGCCAACTTGGAGTGGATTTACAACAACTCGTGCACGAGGATATGAAGCTGGATTTCGAAGCCTATCCTTCACATCGAATCTGGGGTATGAACAAACCCGATAGCAACATCGACCACCGCCGGGTGCCCAACCTGCAAGCCTATTTCACCCGCCACGGTAAAGTGTTGCCCATAAGCGAAGCGTATAAGGATTACCATCCCGGCGACATCGTCACCTGGATGTTACCTGGCAACCTACCGCACATCGGTATTGTCACCAACCAGACGTTGCCGAAAACCGGGGAACCGCTGATCGTTCACAATATCGGCCGCGGTCCGCAACTGGAAGACATGTTATTTGATTTTGATATTACGGGGCATTATCGCTTTGACCCGACGCTAACGGTGCAGCCGGAAACGATGCAGGCCGGGGATGGCACTGCCGCCGATACGCTGGAAACCGATAACCTAGAAATCAAGACCTGGCCTTTGCTGGAAGAGGCTTTTCAGCCCGTGTCGTTGCCGGAGGTACCGTTAAGCCGCTCGCATATCAGCAATGACTGA
- the fdxA gene encoding ferredoxin FdxA has protein sequence MTFVVTENCIKCKYTDCVEVCPVDCFYEGPNFLVIHPDECIDCALCEPECPANAIYAEDELPEDQLEFIGINAELAQSWPNLAERKDPLPDADDWDGVEAKALQLVR, from the coding sequence ATGACCTTTGTCGTTACTGAAAACTGTATCAAGTGCAAGTACACCGATTGCGTGGAGGTGTGCCCGGTGGATTGTTTTTACGAGGGACCGAACTTTCTGGTTATTCATCCGGATGAGTGCATCGATTGCGCGTTGTGCGAGCCGGAGTGTCCTGCCAATGCGATTTATGCAGAAGATGAGTTACCCGAGGACCAATTGGAATTCATTGGGATAAACGCGGAGCTGGCGCAAAGCTGGCCCAATCTTGCGGAAAGGAAAGATCCGTTACCGGATGCGGACGATTGGGATGGAGTGGAAGCCAAAGCCCTGCAACTAGTACGTTAG
- the dprA gene encoding DNA-processing protein DprA, producing MFLEELPYWLALWRIKGIGSSHFRLITERFGSMLTFFSQTPDQLRLMGFKQAQCAQITGFQAGTERRLGAGVSADLDWQDASNQHHILTWASDDYPPLLREIAGAPPVLFVRGDVASLTMPQIAIVGSRHCSRKGRKLAEDFAECFSAHGFITTSGLALGIDAAAHTGALKSGGQTIAVLAHGLDTLYPARNRVLGEGIPAQGALVSEFPIGVQPRPEFFPRRNRIISGLSLGVLVVEAALKSGSLITANEAVDQGREVFAIPGSIHDPLVKGCHALIRNGAKLVETADQIVEELMPLLGYVHQQSLFPLQADEMAHKFDKSSPEGRLLAALQFDAANVDQLVGLTGMSVADVNSTLIMLELEGVVAQEQGGYSRI from the coding sequence ATGTTTCTAGAAGAGCTACCTTATTGGCTTGCGCTATGGCGCATTAAAGGCATCGGCTCCAGCCATTTCCGTCTTATTACTGAACGTTTTGGCAGCATGCTGACGTTTTTCTCACAAACACCGGACCAATTACGGTTGATGGGTTTCAAACAGGCCCAGTGCGCCCAAATTACCGGTTTTCAGGCGGGCACGGAGCGGCGTCTCGGTGCTGGAGTCAGTGCAGACCTGGACTGGCAGGACGCCAGCAACCAGCATCATATTCTGACCTGGGCCAGTGACGATTACCCGCCTTTGTTGCGTGAAATCGCCGGTGCCCCGCCGGTGCTGTTTGTCCGCGGCGACGTGGCGAGCCTGACAATGCCGCAGATTGCGATTGTCGGCAGTCGCCATTGCAGTCGCAAAGGGCGCAAATTGGCAGAGGATTTTGCGGAGTGTTTTTCCGCCCATGGTTTTATCACCACCAGTGGGCTGGCGTTGGGCATCGACGCTGCAGCGCACACCGGCGCCCTCAAAAGTGGTGGTCAGACCATTGCGGTTTTAGCCCATGGGCTCGACACTCTTTACCCTGCGCGCAACAGGGTATTGGGCGAGGGTATACCCGCTCAGGGGGCGCTGGTGTCCGAATTTCCCATCGGCGTGCAACCGCGCCCTGAGTTCTTCCCCCGTCGAAACCGTATTATCAGCGGGCTCAGTCTGGGTGTGCTGGTGGTGGAGGCGGCGCTCAAAAGCGGTTCATTGATTACGGCTAATGAGGCGGTCGATCAGGGACGGGAAGTGTTTGCGATTCCGGGTTCAATACACGATCCGCTGGTAAAAGGCTGCCATGCGCTGATCCGCAACGGTGCCAAGCTGGTGGAAACCGCAGACCAGATCGTAGAAGAGCTGATGCCATTATTAGGTTATGTTCATCAACAGAGTCTTTTTCCTCTGCAAGCAGACGAAATGGCTCATAAGTTCGATAAAAGTTCACCAGAAGGCCGCTTGTTGGCCGCACTGCAATTCGATGCTGCCAATGTGGACCAACTTGTCGGTCTCACCGGGATGTCGGTAGCGGATGTCAATTCTACCCTGATTATGTTGGAGCTGGAGGGGGTAGTGGCGCAGGAACAAGGCGGTTATAGCCGCATCTGA